DNA sequence from the Coturnix japonica isolate 7356 chromosome 3, Coturnix japonica 2.1, whole genome shotgun sequence genome:
CTCCTCATGCCACCTACTCAACAAGCGTCATACCCAATGCAACTCTGTCGTCCTCCTCAGAAGTTATTGCTATTCACACTGCCCAGAGTACTGGATCGCTGGATAACAAAATAAGCAGTTCTGCTGTGTACCCAAAGCCTAGAGACAATCCTGTTGCCAACAATGCAATAAGCGGGAAAGAAGATCACCATTCGTCAAGTGGCAACTGGAGTGAGAGTAGCTCCACTCGTCACTCACAGACTTCAGATACCATCCCATCTAATACTGTCATGATGCTTTCTCTTGGTGACTCTGCTGTCTCTCTCAGCACTCCTGGAAATGTAGAGGCTAGCTCTCAGAGTGTGAActacagctgcagaaggaatCTTGCTTTACCAAACCAGTCCCAGGACAGTGATGGTAGGAGTGAATCTAGCTACTCAGGGGACCAAACACAAGgtgcagtgagcagcacagagcactggcTATACAAGTCTGTGGAAAATAGTGAGACTGCATCATGCAAGGTAGCTTGTACCACACCAGGCTGTGCCACTCCTGGCAGCaacctgagcagcagcagcctggagagGACGTCAGCCAAAGAAGATTCCACTTCTCTGTATTCTGTAGACCACGATGGTTATTACAGCTCTATGAGCGTGGACTCCGGACTGAAGTCAGACATGCCATGCTATAGTACAAATGGTTTTGGGAACCCCAGAGACAGCGTGGTTAATGTCTTtgaagcaaaggagaagaaacatcAAGATGACCAGCCAGGCCAAGGTGAAAAATCCCTTGCAAGAAACATCTCTctaaaaaaggcaaagaagccGCCTTTACCACCATCTAGAACAGACTCACTCAGAAGGGTACCCAAGAAAAAAGCTCAGTCCAATGGACAGGTACTTGATGAAACCCTCATTGCTACCCTCCAGCATTCTCTGCAGTTGAATCTCAAGTGCAAAAATGGCAGCTCCCCTTCCCAGAGCCCCTGCAGTGACTATGAGGATCCCTGGGTGTTGCGCTCTCGCAGCCAAAGCTCAGTCAGCGCAAGCAGCAGTATGATGTCCACTGCTGCCCCAAATCTGTACTCCATTTGCACAGTCACCCCCTCTCAGAGTGAAACAAGCAGCATCAAGTCGGAGTATGCTGACCAGTGGGGTTACTACAGTGACTATGCTGCAGTGGCAGATGACCAGATGAAGTCTCCAGTGACCCATTCTGCCAGTACCTCTTCTGCTCTCAGTGATTACAGCATCAGCCACTTCAGTGATGGCTCAAGGGCTTCTGTACCACAGATACCCACTGGACTGGCCAAACCAAAGAGCACTTCTCCAGAGAAGTCCCACCGAGTCACATCGCCATCCAGTGGGTACTCCAGCCAGTCTAATACACCCACTGCACTCACTCCAGTGCCTGTGTTCTTAAAATCTGCATCATCAGGAAATGGGAAATCCAAGCTGAAACCTAAAGTGCCTGAAAGGAAAtcttctcttctgtcttcagtCTCCATTTCCTCATCCTccacttctctttcttcaaaTACATCTACTGAAGGGAGTGTGAGTGTGAAGAAATTGGACCCCGCCCCAAGCTCTCCTCCAGATTCTGGTgcacctcctcctccatcttctCTTCCAGCACCTCCTCCACATTGCCTTGAGttctctcctccttcttcccctcctcctcctccagcagaagCCGTGGATCTATCACCATTGCCAGCTTCTCCCAcattccctcctcctccaccagAGGCAGATGTAAATTCCTCCTTTGCTCACAGTGTCCATTGGTTACCACAAGAAGCTTCCACTGGTTCGTACTCTTCCCTTGttccttctcctcctgtttTCCCTTTAGTTGCCCCACCACCAGCGCCACCTCTTGATCCCAAACTGACAAAAGGTGCAATGATAAGCCCacagaattcatttaaaaaacatgatCAGGAAGATTCTTGCTACAGTGCTGTGAAACAGCCCTTCAGCAAGCAAGATGCATCAAGACCTGTGATGCCCTTGGTAACTACCAAAGCACTGCAAATGGTGCAGCTGAGGTCTGtcagaaaagcaacagaaggtGACCCGTCACCTGAATCTGCTTCTGAAACCACCTCTCAGGAAAAGGGTATTGTAGGTTCATCATCACAGTCTTCCCTAAGGCCATCTCTCTCACTAAGACTCAGTAACAGCTTAGGTGAAGAGGAGATGAAGATTCATGGCGCTTCATTTAAAAACTCACCTCAAATACTTGCTCAGAGTTCTCCTCTGATGCCCTCTGACAACATACCTGTGCTTGAGAGTGATCAAAAGTCTGCAACTACCGTGGGTCTGAACAAGTCTTTGGAACTGGATTCCCCAGGGTCAGTTCCAGAAGCCACACCCAAGTCCCCAGTGCGGAGCAAAGACTTCCATTCTGGCATGATGCTGCAGGGGTCACCAGCATCTCCAGACAAGACTCAGGTCATTTTGCCAAACAAGAAACCACCTCCCATTTCAAAGAAACCCAAACTGTTCCTTGTTGTACCACCTCCACAGTTAGATCTCACAGCGGAGAAAATAGCTGAAGTGAGTGATACTGTCAGAAGCACATCAAGCCCGACTAAGAGAGACGCTGTGGTTACACACTGCGAGGAGGCGAGAAATTGCCTTACAGATGGACTCAGCTCCAGCGAGATGGACTCTGGCAGCCTGGTTCCTGAGGGAGGAGCTGCCAGAGTCACCTTCTCTGAAGCAGTGGGAGTTGGTGCCTTTGTGGTACAGCCCGCTGCATCACCAGTTCAAGAGGAGACCAGGCAAGAGGAGCAGTCAGTTTTTGATGAAGGAagcagctcaggcagcagcCAAGACAGCAGCAGTAACACTGAAGGACACCTGTCTCAGGAGAACGAAGGTGGTGAGTCTGCTATGTTAAAGAAGGTGGGGAGTGAGGATAGGTGTGGTAGCATTTGGCTAGTCTTCTGTAGAGAAAAGGAGCTCTTGCAATAGAGCTGAAAGCCTAAGGGAAGTTGCAGAATTAATACTTGATGAAATTTGCTCCAATTCCATTCTGACTTCTTGATATtgcagacaaagaaataaaaaggatgttTTATTTAACTGTGCTGGCAATAAAACATCCTGTGAAAAAATGGTTAGCTTTCTTAattttgattttgcattttaatgcaaatcataaaaatattctttcagtaTTGTACTCTGCGTGTAGACGTCTGTACAAGCAAAGGCATTTCGTGCAGTGCGATCTCTGAAGCAAAGAGGGGAGGTTTCAACATTATAAACCTGTTGGTTCTCGTGGCAGACTGACAATATTGTTCATTATTTCTGCATAGCCGAGGTGTTTGAGTCAGAAACAGCAAATAGTTCATTCCTGCCAAGCACTATTTATGGGGAAGAGACGGACGGAGTGGCAACACCAGCGAGACCGAGGACTACTGAGGATCTTTTTGCAGCCATTCACAGGTACTGATTCCCCCTTCCATACTGTCTGGTCCATTATTTCTCTCAAAAATTAACTGACATTGTTTTACTAAAACACCCCATTACAAGTCATTGCTTTAATTGAAAGCACACATTTATCAGCTCTACTAAGACTGTAGATGAAAAATGTCTGGAAAAGAGCTTGTGTTTCATTGCGTTATGAATGTATTTGATCTGTTCTGAGCTAAAAGCTACCTGATTAAATCAATACAGATTGCATAATGAATATCCTGCCCCTTAAATATCAAGTTACATCTGGTATTTATTGTACTGTTCTCAATCTATCATATTAACTctactgttgctttttctgtgtatctttttgttttcattcttgttcTCCATCTCTTTTTACTCTTCGCTGCTTATATGGTGCAGTTTGGGACAGAGGCTCAACGCTAATGCTTCATGGCAAGCGTGGCTGAAACTGGCAAGTAACACAACATGTCAGTCATATGGCAAAACATATGGCAAACGCTGGATTATATTTTGCCATAATCCAGCCTGAAGTCGGGTGTTTTGTGTCAGACTGGTTCATGAATGGAATGTGCAATACTGGCTCTTAATAATGTCATTATTCAtttcccttaaaaacaaaataggcAACTAGTTTCCTGTGCTGTTCTTGTTAGGTtcacaagacaaaaaaaaagcttcaaaatacaaaatgaaacatgtgCACCATTTAAACAGTACACACAGAAGACCATTACCACACTCTGAACTACTGAGCTCGCATTTAGAGTAGAATCAGTGTAGTGGTAGTGCCATCTTGTGGATCTGTCTTTTACTTCAAAATCTGGAGGGGCCATTCTCCTGGTCACAGAAGCTCTCAGTGGAATCTGTATATGTTTAGCTGTGTGTCAAGGCAGTTTGCACGTATGTGCATGACTTCTGCATCCGTAACACTGAGGGAtggaaaaagcctttttctgaGAACACAGCTGGGATTTAGGAGATGTTACCAAAATTACGTATATATAACATTACACGAAGTTACATATGTATAATACTGACCTTTTTATAACTTCCTAGTATCTCTTAGGATTTGGCCTTGTGGAGCTGTTCTAAAAATGGCCTGTTGCAATCATGCTGCATGTTGTTCACTAGGACTGCGACATGTCTGTTTTTAGAATGAAGTGTTCTGGCCAGTGACCTTTTCTGTTACGTATGCAGATAGAGAATGgacctgtgtg
Encoded proteins:
- the NHSL1 gene encoding NHS-like protein 1 isoform X12 produces the protein MVVFINTKLKSFMKLFKRKTVSNLDEESRWTVHYTAPWHQQENVFLPSSRPPCVEDLHRQAKLNLKSVLRECDKLRRDGYRSSQYYSQGPTFSSSSSAISGSYQDDYEEIEQKCSVSSPEEEKLITIKRPRTPVSNELSDINTQTNWTKSLPLPTPEEKMRQQAQAVQTDVVPINVTGENFDRQASIRRSLIYTDTVVRRPKKVKRRKTITGIPDNIQKELAVGTGQSDFRGHSMYVPDHSSTLGRLDSYRSAMQRSETKDTSCQTEEVKVVPPSMRRIRAQKGQGIAAQMSQFSSSSGNMSVMSDSAAVIFASRQNSDIGFHSLPRAGARVSLQSLEQTQSISRQTEDFAGTLPHQISKLQVDDDVVHLRNNAITGTLSRPKSQEVRSYDSEKSTSPACVVSPHATYSTSVIPNATLSSSSEVIAIHTAQSTGSLDNKISSSAVYPKPRDNPVANNAISGKEDHHSSSGNWSESSSTRHSQTSDTIPSNTVMMLSLGDSAVSLSTPGNVEASSQSVNYSCRRNLALPNQSQDSDGRSESSYSGDQTQGAVSSTEHWLYKSVENSETASCKVACTTPGCATPGSNLSSSSLERTSAKEDSTSLYSVDHDGYYSSMSVDSGLKSDMPCYSTNGFGNPRDSVVNVFEAKEKKHQDDQPGQGEKSLARNISLKKAKKPPLPPSRTDSLRRVPKKKAQSNGQVLDETLIATLQHSLQLNLKCKNGSSPSQSPCSDYEDPWVLRSRSQSSVSASSSMMSTAAPNLYSICTVTPSQSETSSIKSEYADQWGYYSDYAAVADDQMKSPVTHSASTSSALSDYSISHFSDGSRASVPQIPTGLAKPKSTSPEKSHRVTSPSSGYSSQSNTPTALTPVPVFLKSASSGNGKSKLKPKVPERKSSLLSSVSISSSSTSLSSNTSTEGSVSVKKLDPAPSSPPDSGAPPPPSSLPAPPPHCLEFSPPSSPPPPPAEAVDLSPLPASPTFPPPPPEADVNSSFAHSVHWLPQEASTGSYSSLVPSPPVFPLVAPPPAPPLDPKLTKGAMISPQNSFKKHDQEDSCYSAVKQPFSKQDASRPVMPLVTTKALQMVQLRSVRKATEGDPSPESASETTSQEKGIVGSSSQSSLRPSLSLRLSNSLGEEEMKIHGASFKNSPQILAQSSPLMPSDNIPVLESDQKSATTVGLNKSLELDSPGSVPEATPKSPVRSKDFHSGMMLQGSPASPDKTQVILPNKKPPPISKKPKLFLVVPPPQLDLTAEKIAEVSDTVRSTSSPTKRDAVVTHCEEARNCLTDGLSSSEMDSGSLVPEGGAARVTFSEAVGVGAFVVQPAASPVQEETRQEEQSVFDEGSSSGSSQDSSSNTEGHLSQENEGAEVFESETANSSFLPSTIYGEETDGVATPARPRTTEDLFAAIHRSKRKVLGRKDSEDDRTRNHSPSPPVTPTGASPTLSTLKQAGSIQRSVRKSSTSNDNFKALLLKKGSRCDTSSRMSAAEMLKHTDPRFHRAKVDASPDLSDSPASCSPSKSKRAQEEWAKSEGLMPRSMSLSSTRYGRSRTPPSAASSKYNVRNRIQSSPMTVISEGDGEVVEQSESRAQRTLDEQQERQLDVFNSDEIDMNDFSYSEDPDCKETLHPAHLDLMTQPGTSRKYLSPSVEES
- the NHSL1 gene encoding NHS-like protein 1 isoform X3, whose amino-acid sequence is MPFPLRTVEPLKLCRLEEGDGAERGGPAPGDHAGAAEGGGGRRRGAVPQFGALEQVSSYALVSLLMQLSDLSRCAGDIFGGILSEADTLCHRNARLQRRLAALEALLARLDHRKVKIPVSNLDEESRWTVHYTAPWHQQENVFLPSSRPPCVEDLHRQAKLNLKSVLRECDKLRRDGYRSSQYYSQGPTFSSSSSAISGSYQDDYEEIEQKSSLLDCISQSCISACCNLVPRSNKCSVSSPEEEKLITIKRPRTPVSNELSDINTQTNWTKSLPLPTPEEKMRQQAQAVQTDVVPINVTGENFDRQASIRRSLIYTDTVVRRPKKVKRRKTITGIPDNIQKELAVGTGQSDFRGHSMYVPDHSSTLGRLDSYRSAMQRSETKDTSCQTEEVKVVPPSMRRIRAQKGQGIAAQMSQFSSSSGNMSVMSDSAAVIFASRQNSDIGFHSLPRAGARVSLQSLEQTQSISRQTEDFAGTLPHQISKLQVDDDVVHLRNNAITGTLSRPKSQEVRSYDSEKSTSPACVVSPHATYSTSVIPNATLSSSSEVIAIHTAQSTGSLDNKISSSAVYPKPRDNPVANNAISGKEDHHSSSGNWSESSSTRHSQTSDTIPSNTVMMLSLGDSAVSLSTPGNVEASSQSVNYSCRRNLALPNQSQDSDGRSESSYSGDQTQGAVSSTEHWLYKSVENSETASCKVACTTPGCATPGSNLSSSSLERTSAKEDSTSLYSVDHDGYYSSMSVDSGLKSDMPCYSTNGFGNPRDSVVNVFEAKEKKHQDDQPGQGEKSLARNISLKKAKKPPLPPSRTDSLRRVPKKKAQSNGQVLDETLIATLQHSLQLNLKCKNGSSPSQSPCSDYEDPWVLRSRSQSSVSASSSMMSTAAPNLYSICTVTPSQSETSSIKSEYADQWGYYSDYAAVADDQMKSPVTHSASTSSALSDYSISHFSDGSRASVPQIPTGLAKPKSTSPEKSHRVTSPSSGYSSQSNTPTALTPVPVFLKSASSGNGKSKLKPKVPERKSSLLSSVSISSSSTSLSSNTSTEGSVSVKKLDPAPSSPPDSGAPPPPSSLPAPPPHCLEFSPPSSPPPPPAEAVDLSPLPASPTFPPPPPEADVNSSFAHSVHWLPQEASTGSYSSLVPSPPVFPLVAPPPAPPLDPKLTKGAMISPQNSFKKHDQEDSCYSAVKQPFSKQDASRPVMPLVTTKALQMVQLRSVRKATEGDPSPESASETTSQEKGIVGSSSQSSLRPSLSLRLSNSLGEEEMKIHGASFKNSPQILAQSSPLMPSDNIPVLESDQKSATTVGLNKSLELDSPGSVPEATPKSPVRSKDFHSGMMLQGSPASPDKTQVILPNKKPPPISKKPKLFLVVPPPQLDLTAEKIAEVSDTVRSTSSPTKRDAVVTHCEEARNCLTDGLSSSEMDSGSLVPEGGAARVTFSEAVGVGAFVVQPAASPVQEETRQEEQSVFDEGSSSGSSQDSSSNTEGHLSQENEAEVFESETANSSFLPSTIYGEETDGVATPARPRTTEDLFAAIHRSKRKVLGRKDSEDDRTRNHSPSPPVTPTGASPTLSTLKQAGSIQRSVRKSSTSNDNFKALLLKKGSRCDTSSRMSAAEMLKHTDPRFHRAKVDASPDLSDSPASCSPSKSKRAQEEWAKSEGLMPRSMSLSSTRYGRSRTPPSAASSKYNVRNRIQSSPMTVISEGDGEVVEQSESRAQRTLDEQQERQLDVFNSDEIDMNDFSYSEDPDCKETLHPAHLDLMTQPGTSRKYLSPSVEES
- the NHSL1 gene encoding NHS-like protein 1 isoform X1; translated protein: MPFPLRTVEPLKLCRLEEGDGAERGGPAPGDHAGAAEGGGGRRRGAVPQFGALEQVSSYALVSLLMQLSDLSRCAGDIFGGILSEADTLCHRNARLQRRLAALEALLARLDHRKVKIPVSNLDEESRWTVHYTAPWHQQENVFLPSSRPPCVEDLHRQAKLNLKSVLRECDKLRRDGYRSSQYYSQGPTFSSSSSAISGSYQDDYEEIEQKSSLLDCISQSCISACCNLVPRSNKCSVSSPEEEKLITIKRPRTPVSNELSDINTQTNWTKSLPLPTPEEKMRQQAQAVQTDVVPINVTGENFDRQASIRRSLIYTDTVVRRPKKVKRRKTITGIPDNIQKELAVGTGQSDFRGHSMYVPDHSSTLGRLDSYRSAMQRSETKDTSCQTEEVKVVPPSMRRIRAQKGQGIAAQMSQFSSSSGNMSVMSDSAAVIFASRQNSDIGFHSLPRAGARVSLQSLEQTQSISRQTEDFAGTLPHQISKLQVDDDVVHLRNNAITGTLSRPKSQEVRSYDSEKSTSPACVVSPHATYSTSVIPNATLSSSSEVIAIHTAQSTGSLDNKISSSAVYPKPRDNPVANNAISGKEDHHSSSGNWSESSSTRHSQTSDTIPSNTVMMLSLGDSAVSLSTPGNVEASSQSVNYSCRRNLALPNQSQDSDGRSESSYSGDQTQGAVSSTEHWLYKSVENSETASCKVACTTPGCATPGSNLSSSSLERTSAKEDSTSLYSVDHDGYYSSMSVDSGLKSDMPCYSTNGFGNPRDSVVNVFEAKEKKHQDDQPGQGEKSLARNISLKKAKKPPLPPSRTDSLRRVPKKKAQSNGQVLDETLIATLQHSLQLNLKCKNGSSPSQSPCSDYEDPWVLRSRSQSSVSASSSMMSTAAPNLYSICTVTPSQSETSSIKSEYADQWGYYSDYAAVADDQMKSPVTHSASTSSALSDYSISHFSDGSRASVPQIPTGLAKPKSTSPEKSHRVTSPSSGYSSQSNTPTALTPVPVFLKSASSGNGKSKLKPKVPERKSSLLSSVSISSSSTSLSSNTSTEGSVSVKKLDPAPSSPPDSGAPPPPSSLPAPPPHCLEFSPPSSPPPPPAEAVDLSPLPASPTFPPPPPEADVNSSFAHSVHWLPQEASTGSYSSLVPSPPVFPLVAPPPAPPLDPKLTKGAMISPQNSFKKHDQEDSCYSAVKQPFSKQDASRPVMPLVTTKALQMVQLRSVRKATEGDPSPESASETTSQEKGIVGSSSQSSLRPSLSLRLSNSLGEEEMKIHGASFKNSPQILAQSSPLMPSDNIPVLESDQKSATTVGLNKSLELDSPGSVPEATPKSPVRSKDFHSGMMLQGSPASPDKTQVILPNKKPPPISKKPKLFLVVPPPQLDLTAEKIAEVSDTVRSTSSPTKRDAVVTHCEEARNCLTDGLSSSEMDSGSLVPEGGAARVTFSEAVGVGAFVVQPAASPVQEETRQEEQSVFDEGSSSGSSQDSSSNTEGHLSQENEGAEVFESETANSSFLPSTIYGEETDGVATPARPRTTEDLFAAIHRSKRKVLGRKDSEDDRTRNHSPSPPVTPTGASPTLSTLKQAGSIQRSVRKSSTSNDNFKALLLKKGSRCDTSSRMSAAEMLKHTDPRFHRAKVDASPDLSDSPASCSPSKSKRAQEEWAKSEGLMPRSMSLSSTRYGRSRTPPSAASSKYNVRNRIQSSPMTVISEGDGEVVEQSESRAQRTLDEQQERQLDVFNSDEIDMNDFSYSEDPDCKETLHPAHLDLMTQPGTSRKYLSPSVEES
- the NHSL1 gene encoding NHS-like protein 1 isoform X6 → MPFPLRTVEPLKLCRLEEGDGAERGGPAPGDHAGAAEGGGGRRRGAVPQFGALEQVSSYALVSLLMQLSDLSRCAGDIFGGILSEADTLCHRNARLQRRLAALEALLARLDHRKVKIPVSNLDEESRWTVHYTAPWHQQENVFLPSSRPPCVEDLHRQAKLNLKSVLRECDKLRRDGYRSSQYYSQGPTFSSSSSAISGSYQDDYEEIEQKSSLLDCISQSCISACCNLVPRSNKCSVSSPEEEKLITIKRPRTPVSNELSDINTQTNWTKSLPLPTPEEKMRQQAQAVQTDVVPINVTAVGTGQSDFRGHSMYVPDHSSTLGRLDSYRSAMQRSETKDTSCQTEEVKVVPPSMRRIRAQKGQGIAAQMSQFSSSSGNMSVMSDSAAVIFASRQNSDIGFHSLPRAGARVSLQSLEQTQSISRQTEDFAGTLPHQISKLQVDDDVVHLRNNAITGTLSRPKSQEVRSYDSEKSTSPACVVSPHATYSTSVIPNATLSSSSEVIAIHTAQSTGSLDNKISSSAVYPKPRDNPVANNAISGKEDHHSSSGNWSESSSTRHSQTSDTIPSNTVMMLSLGDSAVSLSTPGNVEASSQSVNYSCRRNLALPNQSQDSDGRSESSYSGDQTQGAVSSTEHWLYKSVENSETASCKVACTTPGCATPGSNLSSSSLERTSAKEDSTSLYSVDHDGYYSSMSVDSGLKSDMPCYSTNGFGNPRDSVVNVFEAKEKKHQDDQPGQGEKSLARNISLKKAKKPPLPPSRTDSLRRVPKKKAQSNGQVLDETLIATLQHSLQLNLKCKNGSSPSQSPCSDYEDPWVLRSRSQSSVSASSSMMSTAAPNLYSICTVTPSQSETSSIKSEYADQWGYYSDYAAVADDQMKSPVTHSASTSSALSDYSISHFSDGSRASVPQIPTGLAKPKSTSPEKSHRVTSPSSGYSSQSNTPTALTPVPVFLKSASSGNGKSKLKPKVPERKSSLLSSVSISSSSTSLSSNTSTEGSVSVKKLDPAPSSPPDSGAPPPPSSLPAPPPHCLEFSPPSSPPPPPAEAVDLSPLPASPTFPPPPPEADVNSSFAHSVHWLPQEASTGSYSSLVPSPPVFPLVAPPPAPPLDPKLTKGAMISPQNSFKKHDQEDSCYSAVKQPFSKQDASRPVMPLVTTKALQMVQLRSVRKATEGDPSPESASETTSQEKGIVGSSSQSSLRPSLSLRLSNSLGEEEMKIHGASFKNSPQILAQSSPLMPSDNIPVLESDQKSATTVGLNKSLELDSPGSVPEATPKSPVRSKDFHSGMMLQGSPASPDKTQVILPNKKPPPISKKPKLFLVVPPPQLDLTAEKIAEVSDTVRSTSSPTKRDAVVTHCEEARNCLTDGLSSSEMDSGSLVPEGGAARVTFSEAVGVGAFVVQPAASPVQEETRQEEQSVFDEGSSSGSSQDSSSNTEGHLSQENEGAEVFESETANSSFLPSTIYGEETDGVATPARPRTTEDLFAAIHRSKRKVLGRKDSEDDRTRNHSPSPPVTPTGASPTLSTLKQAGSIQRSVRKSSTSNDNFKALLLKKGSRCDTSSRMSAAEMLKHTDPRFHRAKVDASPDLSDSPASCSPSKSKRAQEEWAKSEGLMPRSMSLSSTRYGRSRTPPSAASSKYNVRNRIQSSPMTVISEGDGEVVEQSESRAQRTLDEQQERQLDVFNSDEIDMNDFSYSEDPDCKETLHPAHLDLMTQPGTSRKYLSPSVEES
- the NHSL1 gene encoding NHS-like protein 1 isoform X7 → MPFPLRTVEPLKLCRLEEGDGAERGGPAPGDHAGAAEGGGGRRRGAVPQFGALEQVSSYALVSLLMQLSDLSRCAGDIFGGILSEADTLCHRNARLQRRLAALEALLARLDHRKVKIPVSNLDEESRWTVHYTAPWHQQENVFLPSSRPPCVEDLHRQAKLNLKSVLRECDKLRRDGYRSSQYYSQGPTFSSSSSAISGSYQDDYEEIEQKSSLLDCISQSCISACCNLVPRSNKCSVSSPEEEKLITIKRPRTPVSNELSDINTQTNWTKSLPLPTPEEKMRQQAQAVQTDVVPINVTVGTGQSDFRGHSMYVPDHSSTLGRLDSYRSAMQRSETKDTSCQTEEVKVVPPSMRRIRAQKGQGIAAQMSQFSSSSGNMSVMSDSAAVIFASRQNSDIGFHSLPRAGARVSLQSLEQTQSISRQTEDFAGTLPHQISKLQVDDDVVHLRNNAITGTLSRPKSQEVRSYDSEKSTSPACVVSPHATYSTSVIPNATLSSSSEVIAIHTAQSTGSLDNKISSSAVYPKPRDNPVANNAISGKEDHHSSSGNWSESSSTRHSQTSDTIPSNTVMMLSLGDSAVSLSTPGNVEASSQSVNYSCRRNLALPNQSQDSDGRSESSYSGDQTQGAVSSTEHWLYKSVENSETASCKVACTTPGCATPGSNLSSSSLERTSAKEDSTSLYSVDHDGYYSSMSVDSGLKSDMPCYSTNGFGNPRDSVVNVFEAKEKKHQDDQPGQGEKSLARNISLKKAKKPPLPPSRTDSLRRVPKKKAQSNGQVLDETLIATLQHSLQLNLKCKNGSSPSQSPCSDYEDPWVLRSRSQSSVSASSSMMSTAAPNLYSICTVTPSQSETSSIKSEYADQWGYYSDYAAVADDQMKSPVTHSASTSSALSDYSISHFSDGSRASVPQIPTGLAKPKSTSPEKSHRVTSPSSGYSSQSNTPTALTPVPVFLKSASSGNGKSKLKPKVPERKSSLLSSVSISSSSTSLSSNTSTEGSVSVKKLDPAPSSPPDSGAPPPPSSLPAPPPHCLEFSPPSSPPPPPAEAVDLSPLPASPTFPPPPPEADVNSSFAHSVHWLPQEASTGSYSSLVPSPPVFPLVAPPPAPPLDPKLTKGAMISPQNSFKKHDQEDSCYSAVKQPFSKQDASRPVMPLVTTKALQMVQLRSVRKATEGDPSPESASETTSQEKGIVGSSSQSSLRPSLSLRLSNSLGEEEMKIHGASFKNSPQILAQSSPLMPSDNIPVLESDQKSATTVGLNKSLELDSPGSVPEATPKSPVRSKDFHSGMMLQGSPASPDKTQVILPNKKPPPISKKPKLFLVVPPPQLDLTAEKIAEVSDTVRSTSSPTKRDAVVTHCEEARNCLTDGLSSSEMDSGSLVPEGGAARVTFSEAVGVGAFVVQPAASPVQEETRQEEQSVFDEGSSSGSSQDSSSNTEGHLSQENEGAEVFESETANSSFLPSTIYGEETDGVATPARPRTTEDLFAAIHRSKRKVLGRKDSEDDRTRNHSPSPPVTPTGASPTLSTLKQAGSIQRSVRKSSTSNDNFKALLLKKGSRCDTSSRMSAAEMLKHTDPRFHRAKVDASPDLSDSPASCSPSKSKRAQEEWAKSEGLMPRSMSLSSTRYGRSRTPPSAASSKYNVRNRIQSSPMTVISEGDGEVVEQSESRAQRTLDEQQERQLDVFNSDEIDMNDFSYSEDPDCKETLHPAHLDLMTQPGTSRKYLSPSVEES
- the NHSL1 gene encoding NHS-like protein 1 isoform X5: MPFPLRTVEPLKLCRLEEGDGAERGGPAPGDHAGAAEGGGGRRRGAVPQFGALEQVSSYALVSLLMQLSDLSRCAGDIFGGILSEADTLCHRNARLQRRLAALEALLARLDHRKVKIPVSNLDEESRWTVHYTAPWHQQENVFLPSSRPPCVEDLHRQAKLNLKSVLRECDKLRRDGYRSSQYYSQGPTFSSSSSAISGSYQDDYEEIEQKCSVSSPEEEKLITIKRPRTPVSNELSDINTQTNWTKSLPLPTPEEKMRQQAQAVQTDVVPINVTGENFDRQASIRRSLIYTDTVVRRPKKVKRRKTITGIPDNIQKELVGTGQSDFRGHSMYVPDHSSTLGRLDSYRSAMQRSETKDTSCQTEEVKVVPPSMRRIRAQKGQGIAAQMSQFSSSSGNMSVMSDSAAVIFASRQNSDIGFHSLPRAGARVSLQSLEQTQSISRQTEDFAGTLPHQISKLQVDDDVVHLRNNAITGTLSRPKSQEVRSYDSEKSTSPACVVSPHATYSTSVIPNATLSSSSEVIAIHTAQSTGSLDNKISSSAVYPKPRDNPVANNAISGKEDHHSSSGNWSESSSTRHSQTSDTIPSNTVMMLSLGDSAVSLSTPGNVEASSQSVNYSCRRNLALPNQSQDSDGRSESSYSGDQTQGAVSSTEHWLYKSVENSETASCKVACTTPGCATPGSNLSSSSLERTSAKEDSTSLYSVDHDGYYSSMSVDSGLKSDMPCYSTNGFGNPRDSVVNVFEAKEKKHQDDQPGQGEKSLARNISLKKAKKPPLPPSRTDSLRRVPKKKAQSNGQVLDETLIATLQHSLQLNLKCKNGSSPSQSPCSDYEDPWVLRSRSQSSVSASSSMMSTAAPNLYSICTVTPSQSETSSIKSEYADQWGYYSDYAAVADDQMKSPVTHSASTSSALSDYSISHFSDGSRASVPQIPTGLAKPKSTSPEKSHRVTSPSSGYSSQSNTPTALTPVPVFLKSASSGNGKSKLKPKVPERKSSLLSSVSISSSSTSLSSNTSTEGSVSVKKLDPAPSSPPDSGAPPPPSSLPAPPPHCLEFSPPSSPPPPPAEAVDLSPLPASPTFPPPPPEADVNSSFAHSVHWLPQEASTGSYSSLVPSPPVFPLVAPPPAPPLDPKLTKGAMISPQNSFKKHDQEDSCYSAVKQPFSKQDASRPVMPLVTTKALQMVQLRSVRKATEGDPSPESASETTSQEKGIVGSSSQSSLRPSLSLRLSNSLGEEEMKIHGASFKNSPQILAQSSPLMPSDNIPVLESDQKSATTVGLNKSLELDSPGSVPEATPKSPVRSKDFHSGMMLQGSPASPDKTQVILPNKKPPPISKKPKLFLVVPPPQLDLTAEKIAEVSDTVRSTSSPTKRDAVVTHCEEARNCLTDGLSSSEMDSGSLVPEGGAARVTFSEAVGVGAFVVQPAASPVQEETRQEEQSVFDEGSSSGSSQDSSSNTEGHLSQENEGAEVFESETANSSFLPSTIYGEETDGVATPARPRTTEDLFAAIHRSKRKVLGRKDSEDDRTRNHSPSPPVTPTGASPTLSTLKQAGSIQRSVRKSSTSNDNFKALLLKKGSRCDTSSRMSAAEMLKHTDPRFHRAKVDASPDLSDSPASCSPSKSKRAQEEWAKSEGLMPRSMSLSSTRYGRSRTPPSAASSKYNVRNRIQSSPMTVISEGDGEVVEQSESRAQRTLDEQQERQLDVFNSDEIDMNDFSYSEDPDCKETLHPAHLDLMTQPGTSRKYLSPSVEES